The Spirulina subsalsa PCC 9445 region GGGATTGAACGGCGCCGAGTGAGGTGACATTGTTGTTGGTTGATGTTGCCGCGCCAGCCTGTGCAACCGCTAGTTGTAATTCCATAGTTCGTTCTGTCTCCGTACCCACATAAATAGCACAATCAAGATTTCGGTGATGTTGGTGTGACTCCGGCACCCACCCCCACGATCCTCTGCCCACTCTTTCCCGGAATAGAGGGTTAAATCCGGATAGTTTTGTGCAGGATGGGCGAAAAGGCGGACAAAAAAAGAGGGGTATCCTCACCGGACACCCCCAAGGGGAAAGTTTAGTTCAAGGGTCTAAGCCATTGGAGTGACATCAATGCGCACAATGAGATCATTGAAATCGCGATCGCCTCCACCCGGTAGATCCTCAAAACCGATCACGTTGCTACCAAACAACAACACATGATCCACCCGATCGGGATTAGCCCCAATAAAGGGGAAGTAAGCCACAATATCACTGGTTCCCTGGACGTTTTGAGGATTGACCGCCAGTAGATCCTGCGTGGTTCCATTAACCACAATAAACGGTGCATACAGCGCTCCAGCCGCAAAGACACTGGAGAACTGCGCCACATTTTGATTCCCCACATTAAAGGAAATATCGGGAACTCGGTTGTCAATGGCCGCTTGAGCGTATCCAGCCTCACCGGGCGCAATCCCATTCACCCGACCACTGGGGTCATCAATGCGATAGAGGTTGAAATTATTGGTAAAAGCCGCCTCACGAAACAGGGTAAAGGTTGCTCTCACGTTCCCTTGCAGACCTCGCAAATCGAGAATTTCCTGTTCCGGTTGCAGTTGGGTTTGCCGTCCGTCAAATTGAATCCCCAAGGGAATTCCCCCAGTTTGCCGCAGAGACAAGGATAGATCCCCAAAGTTCAGGGAATACTGACCCGCCGCCGTTTGGGAGACGGCTAATTGAGGACTATTATAAGAAACGACCCCATTGGGACTAATGAAGTCCACGCCAAAAACATCCCCCGGTCGGAGATCGGTAAAGATAGAAACTTGTTGATCTGTACCGAAACCACTGGGTCGGAAGATACCCGGTAAGACGGAAAATAGGGATTGTTGACCCGCTAATTCTCCGGTGGCTGAGAAGCGGGAAACCCGAATTTCGGAAATATTCCCGGCATTCGTCCCAGTTAAGCGAAATTCTAAGTTATCTGGTTGTCCGATGCCTAAACGGAATAAACGACTGGTGGGGTCATAAAATAGAACATCCCCTGCCGGAGGAGGCACAGGAGGCCCCGGAGGAGTGGGAGGCTGTCCGTCTGGAGTGACATTGCCGGAAATGGCAAAATCAAACAGTCCGCTAATAGTGGGGTCGTTGGCGGCAAAGCGGACTGTGCCTTGGAAGGTGCCGAGATTGGCACTATTCACGGCTACCCCGAAACTGGTGGACTGATTCGGAGCCAGTACAGGATTAAACCCTTGGGTATTGAGACTAAAGGCGGGGGTGTCTACGGTCGGGACGGCTAGGATTAAGTTATCTAAGCCGTTGTTGGTGATGGTAAAGGTGGTAAATTGTCCTGGCGCACCAAAGGCAAGGGTACCTAAGCCAATGGGGGAGGTGGTGCCGTCGGCGATGACTTGTTCTCCCCGTCGGACTTCGATGCGGGATGCCCGTACCGTCCCCTGAACCGTAAAATCAAAGGGTTGAGTAATATTAGGGTCATCTACGGCAAAACTCACCACACTAGAAACTTGACTATTGAGATTATTTAAGTTTCCACTATTGAGAGCAACTGTAAAGCTGGTGGTTTCATCGGGGGCGAGAACCGATTGAAACCCGGTTTGATTAAGGGTAAATAAATTGGGGTTAGCAATGGTCGGAGTTCCCAAATTCATGGTCGTCCGACCAACGTTAGTAATCTGAAAAGTTGTGGCAACGGCCGCCTGATTGAAACTAACATCAGTAATGGCAAGGGTTGTCCCATCTATCACTAATTGGTTAGTATCTAATCGTTCAACTTGAATTTCGGGGAAGAGGGTTTCATTGAGGAAAAAACGCAGCCCGATTTCTTCTTGTTGAACCCCAACTAACGCATCCGGTCTACCATCTTCAGTCAAATCCCCAAAGGCAATAGTAGCCCGTTGTCCCCTGGATCCACCGGGTAACTCATTAAAGGATTTAAAGGGGTTTATATCATCTCGTTGAACAAAGTTGGGAGATTGAACTGTTCCGGTGTTTTGATAATAAATAATTTGTCCGTTTTTCTGTCCAATAAAGACATCATAGGTCTGTTGATTGCTATATTGGAGAAAAGAAGGATAGAGGATTTCAAATACTTCTGTGCTATTAACCGGTCCCACACCATTTAACGGGTTATCCGCTCCTGTTCTTGGAGCAAAACTTATTTCATTGAGTTGAATTTGCCCGTCTAAGTTTGTATCTTGGGTGGTGTTTTGATAATAAACAATATAGGGAGCTGTAGGATTTGCCCGGTTGTTATACTGACCGATAAATAAATCTGACCTACCATCTCCATTAATATCTACAAATGTGGGAGCAGCATAGGCTGTGGCGGCTGTGATACCAAAGAGATTTCCCTGTTCGGTAGAACGATCTGCATTAGCCCGATTCAGTTCTCCGGTGCCTCCTTGGGAAGTCGGGATGGGATCTTTAAATCTAGGATTCGTTGCTGAACCAATATTTTGGAAAAAGAAGAGTTCTCCGTCCCCCGCACCGAGGAATAAATCTAAGTCTCCATCCCCATCAATATCCGCAAAGGCTGGGATGAGGGGAGTTCCAAACTGGGTGTCTACTGCATCTTCAATCCGAATGTGTCGGAAGGGATCATTCTGAGTTCCTGTGAGGTCTTCATATTGACCGTCTTCGTTTAATTTAAAAAAGGCGACTCTTCCTGCGTTTGTCCCAATGACGGCTTCAAGCCGACCATCTCCAGTCAAATCAACAAGGAGCGGGGCGGTGAGGGCTCGTGAGGTTGTATTTACTAAGACCAGGCCATTATTGGTCACTGGATCATTAACAGGAAGTTGGAGAGTAAAAACGTTTTCTGCCATGATGGTTGATGCAGTCTAAAAGTAGATTGGGTTTATTGGTGGATCAGGAATTGGCTAGGGCTGAGTCGGGAACAAGAAAATGATCGGCAAAACAAAGATGATCGTCAAGAAGATTACAGTGGTTTGGAATGCACTGGCCATATTGTAGGGCGGTTTGCCCGGATTGATCATCGTTTTTTGCGAGAATCTTGGCAACCTAAGACAGGGAAGATTCGGGGGCATGGGATCTTTCTTCGAATTATCATCGACTCCTCCAAACGACAGGAATTGCCATTCAAAACTAACCGCTCTGACACGCTCTATAACCTTTAATCTATGACCTTGGGACTTTATGACCTTTGGATTTTATGACTGGAGGATGAGGGTATTCGGGACAAAGGGAGATTAAGGAGGAGGATGGGACAATCCGAGGATGTAAGTGGGAGGAGGAGAAAAAGCGGAAAGTTTACGGGTTAGAAGAACTGGGATTTTCATACTCACCGCCCTAAAAGGGCGAGGCTTTAAACCCAAAAGATTTCGGCAAGTTGCAGGGCGTTAATTGTCCTGCCAGTATAAAGGGTTACTCCCTATACTAGCTTGATTTTCCCCTCGTTCGAGTTCGTCTTCTAAAAAAGTTAAGTTTGGGCTAGGTTGGGGGGGATCAAGGGGGTGGAGTTGGTCTGGGGGGATAGTGGGAATGGGTTGTTGTTCAAGGGTGATCAGTTGGCAGATTTCGTCGGTCATAAAGCCTAGTGCCATGGGACGTAGGGCGTTGGGGATCATTTGCACGTCGTAGAGTTCACTGATTACGCCGTCGATTTGTAACCAGTGGTCGATGATTCCGGTGTTGAGGTTAATCCAGAGTAGGCCACATTGGGCGATCGCATCTTTGGCGGTTAAACGGTCTTCAAGTTCGAGTCCGCTAAAGGTTTGCTCTCCTCTAGGTTTGGAGAGTCCCACAATCGCCCAATCTTGATGGAAGGTTAAACCGCGTAAATAGCCCGGACAGAAGGTCACAGGTTCAAATTGACCTAACACGGGGTCAAAGTAGCCGAAATCGCCTGTTCCTGAGTTCAGAAGCCATAATTTTCCCCGATACCAGCGCGGAGAGTGGGGCATGGAGAGGTTAGTCAGGATCACCTCGTTGGTTTGCATATCCACGACACATCCCCCATCCCGTCGTCGTTGTCGCCACCCGGCGGCTACATCGGAACGACTGACGGCGGTCACATAGCGGGGTTTGCCGTCTACGAGGGCGAGGCCGTTCAGGTGACAGCGATCTTCGGGGACGAGTTGGCTAATAAAGGGGGGTTGCCAGAGGGGGATAAAACTATGGCGATCGCTTATTGTGGCGACACAACTAAAGAGGGTGTTGACGAAAATCGGGCGATCGCACTCATCCACCACCACATCATGAACATCTACATCTCCGGTCGTGTAGGCAATACGGGGAATATACAGTTGGTCATACCCCTTATGAAACTGTCCCTCCGTTAACGCATTATCCAACTGCCACAACTGAAAACGGGTACTCATCCAGAGGCGATTCGGTTGGCTAAACAATCCCATCGGGCGCTGAAACAGGCGCTCAAAAATGGACAAGGAGCCATCGGGTTTAATCCCAACCAAGAAAAGGCGGTTGGTTTGATAGGTAGTAAAGGCTAGACTAATTTGGTGTTGCACTAACCACGGGATAAACTGGCGAGAGCAGCTAAAGCTAAGAGGGGGGGCGGTGTTCGCTTGGGTCATGGATTCACTCATCGGTAATCTCTTGTCGGGTGCATCAGAAGGAATCACTTAATGGTGTCGCCAATTTTGAAGAATAAGCTTGATGAACTTTTGGCTGTGGGTTAATGGAGGGCGATCCAATGTGCTTGAGGTGGGGGTGAAAAATTTTTCGCCCCTACTTGGATAGTAGGTCACTGATTACTGATGATGTGTTGCCAATCTAACACAAACCCCGGCAGAACATTTTCCCCGGATAATTGGCGAGAATTGGGCAAAATCTCCACCTCTTGACCCGGCCGGTAGATTTCCACCTGTTCCTGTTGTGGGTCAATCAACCAGCCCAACTGAGTCCCATTGTCGATATACTCCTGTAACTTGTCTTGTAACTTGCTCAAACTGTCCGATTCTGAGCGCAGTTCAATGACAAAATCTGGACATAACGGCACAAATCCCCTACGTTGAACTGGGGTTAGAGTCTGCCAACGGTCTAAACGAATCCAAGCGGCATCGGGGGAACGGTTCGCCCCATTGGGTAAAATAAAGCCTGTAGAAGAATCAAAGGCGATGCCATGTCCCCCTTCTTCCTCCATCCACTTCACTAAGAAATAGGCAATTCTGATATTGCGATGTCCGGTTTCACCACCCGTGGGGGGATTCACAATGAGTTCTCCTGTTGCTGTTCGTTCTAGTTTTAACTCCGGATTGGCGATCGCAAGTTGGGCAAATTGCGCTGGCGTTACGTTCAACTTGAGATCCGTTGGCCATTGTAAGGTGAGGGTGTCTGGAGGGTGGGTTAGGGTGAGCATGGGTGAATTTTCGACCAGTGCCTTTTTATTCTATCCTTTGTGATGGAGGGTGTCCTCTTGAGCATTCAATAATGATGAATAGCAACAAAAAACAATTAGGGGATTTTCAAACTCCTGCCCCTTTAGCAGATCAGATCCTTAAACTTCTCAAATTGAAGTATCAAATCAACCCTGATTTTATTTTAGAGCCTACCTGTGGTTCGGGAGTATTCATCCAAGCATCACGCAATGAATTTAGCCACGCCAAAATTATGGGCTTTGATATTAATTCTCACTATATCCAGTTAGCACAAAAATCTATTGAATGCAATCAAAATCAGGATAATATCATCCTAAAACAAGCTGATTTTTTTACCAATAATTGGCAAGAAATTCTATCAAGCGTTTCTGGGTATCTTTTGATTTTGGGGAATCCCCCTTGGGCAACAAGTAGTGAATTAAGTCGTCTCAATAGTCATAATATACCAACAAAATCAAACTTTCAAAACAGACGAGGCATTGAAGCGATAACCGGTTCAGCTAACTTTGATATATCGGAATGGATGCTTTTACAATACATTGAGTGGCTATCTGATCGTCCGGGAACAATTGCCCTGTTGTGTAAGTATTCCGTGGCTCGTAAAGTTTTACAAGAAATCTCCAAAAAATATCCTAGTTCTTTCTCGACTTCAATTTATTTAATCGACGCTAAGTATTATTTCAATCTCTCAGTACAAGCTTGTCTGTTTCGCCTATCTACGGATTACAAAGAAACAAATGATTGCCCCGTCTATATGGATTTAAAGACCCAAGGGTTATGCTCCGTTATTGGTGAGCGAGATGGTTTTATGGTGAGAGACACGAAAACCTATGAACAAGGGAAACATTGGTTAGGATATAATTCTAAATACCTTTGGCATTCTGGGATTAAACATGACTGTTCTAAGGTTATGGAGCTAGACCAAATAGGGGGGAATTTATTCGTTAATGGGTTGGGAGAAAAATATTATTTAGAAACGGATTATCTGTATCCCTTGCTCAAGGGGTCAGATGTTGCCAATGGGAGAGTTAAAGATTACCGCAAGCTCATGTTAGTCCCTCAGCGATGGGTGGGTGAAGATACTAGAATTATTCAAGATAAAGCTCCTAAAACTTGGCAATATTTACAAGACCATGATCTATTTTTTACAAAACGCAAAAGCTCGATCTATCGCAACAAGCCCCCTTATGCTATTTTTGGCGTAGGAGATTATTCCTTTATGAACTGGAAAATTGCAATCTCTAGTCTGCATAAGAAGCTTAAATTTAACTTGATTGGTTTGTTAAATAATCAACCTGTTATGTTTGATGATACGGT contains the following coding sequences:
- a CDS encoding FG-GAP-like repeat-containing protein, whose protein sequence is MAENVFTLQLPVNDPVTNNGLVLVNTTSRALTAPLLVDLTGDGRLEAVIGTNAGRVAFFKLNEDGQYEDLTGTQNDPFRHIRIEDAVDTQFGTPLIPAFADIDGDGDLDLFLGAGDGELFFFQNIGSATNPRFKDPIPTSQGGTGELNRANADRSTEQGNLFGITAATAYAAPTFVDINGDGRSDLFIGQYNNRANPTAPYIVYYQNTTQDTNLDGQIQLNEISFAPRTGADNPLNGVGPVNSTEVFEILYPSFLQYSNQQTYDVFIGQKNGQIIYYQNTGTVQSPNFVQRDDINPFKSFNELPGGSRGQRATIAFGDLTEDGRPDALVGVQQEEIGLRFFLNETLFPEIQVERLDTNQLVIDGTTLAITDVSFNQAAVATTFQITNVGRTTMNLGTPTIANPNLFTLNQTGFQSVLAPDETTSFTVALNSGNLNNLNSQVSSVVSFAVDDPNITQPFDFTVQGTVRASRIEVRRGEQVIADGTTSPIGLGTLAFGAPGQFTTFTITNNGLDNLILAVPTVDTPAFSLNTQGFNPVLAPNQSTSFGVAVNSANLGTFQGTVRFAANDPTISGLFDFAISGNVTPDGQPPTPPGPPVPPPAGDVLFYDPTSRLFRLGIGQPDNLEFRLTGTNAGNISEIRVSRFSATGELAGQQSLFSVLPGIFRPSGFGTDQQVSIFTDLRPGDVFGVDFISPNGVVSYNSPQLAVSQTAAGQYSLNFGDLSLSLRQTGGIPLGIQFDGRQTQLQPEQEILDLRGLQGNVRATFTLFREAAFTNNFNLYRIDDPSGRVNGIAPGEAGYAQAAIDNRVPDISFNVGNQNVAQFSSVFAAGALYAPFIVVNGTTQDLLAVNPQNVQGTSDIVAYFPFIGANPDRVDHVLLFGSNVIGFEDLPGGGDRDFNDLIVRIDVTPMA
- a CDS encoding TIGR03032 family protein, with translation MSESMTQANTAPPLSFSCSRQFIPWLVQHQISLAFTTYQTNRLFLVGIKPDGSLSIFERLFQRPMGLFSQPNRLWMSTRFQLWQLDNALTEGQFHKGYDQLYIPRIAYTTGDVDVHDVVVDECDRPIFVNTLFSCVATISDRHSFIPLWQPPFISQLVPEDRCHLNGLALVDGKPRYVTAVSRSDVAAGWRQRRRDGGCVVDMQTNEVILTNLSMPHSPRWYRGKLWLLNSGTGDFGYFDPVLGQFEPVTFCPGYLRGLTFHQDWAIVGLSKPRGEQTFSGLELEDRLTAKDAIAQCGLLWINLNTGIIDHWLQIDGVISELYDVQMIPNALRPMALGFMTDEICQLITLEQQPIPTIPPDQLHPLDPPQPSPNLTFLEDELERGENQASIGSNPLYWQDN
- a CDS encoding Uma2 family endonuclease; this encodes MLTLTHPPDTLTLQWPTDLKLNVTPAQFAQLAIANPELKLERTATGELIVNPPTGGETGHRNIRIAYFLVKWMEEEGGHGIAFDSSTGFILPNGANRSPDAAWIRLDRWQTLTPVQRRGFVPLCPDFVIELRSESDSLSKLQDKLQEYIDNGTQLGWLIDPQQEQVEIYRPGQEVEILPNSRQLSGENVLPGFVLDWQHIISNQ
- a CDS encoding N-6 DNA methylase, which translates into the protein MMNSNKKQLGDFQTPAPLADQILKLLKLKYQINPDFILEPTCGSGVFIQASRNEFSHAKIMGFDINSHYIQLAQKSIECNQNQDNIILKQADFFTNNWQEILSSVSGYLLILGNPPWATSSELSRLNSHNIPTKSNFQNRRGIEAITGSANFDISEWMLLQYIEWLSDRPGTIALLCKYSVARKVLQEISKKYPSSFSTSIYLIDAKYYFNLSVQACLFRLSTDYKETNDCPVYMDLKTQGLCSVIGERDGFMVRDTKTYEQGKHWLGYNSKYLWHSGIKHDCSKVMELDQIGGNLFVNGLGEKYYLETDYLYPLLKGSDVANGRVKDYRKLMLVPQRWVGEDTRIIQDKAPKTWQYLQDHDLFFTKRKSSIYRNKPPYAIFGVGDYSFMNWKIAISSLHKKLKFNLIGLLNNQPVMFDDTVNFLSFETAQEAESIFHYITSQDVLQWLESMIFWDSKRPITVNLLNRLYLEKFASVNNFSLCHK